A single region of the Pseudomonas solani genome encodes:
- a CDS encoding adenylate/guanylate cyclase domain-containing protein translates to MKSANLDRLSSLPTPPLREYYSRVLAYIATAASIAAGTYTQYFGFDVLWIVPYALLYPHLAHHLSLRFKRDHPERTHLVLLFIDALHAGAGAALLGFSVVPSLMFLLTLSFSALIIGGLRQLGLAILVAASATVLTTVIAHPDLKLGTPALVSFVSICFTTLYVCITAFFVHQQGLRLALARSEIKLEQEKAARLARNLAKYLSPQVWEMIFSGKRHVRLETQRKKLTVFFSDIKGFTELSEELEAEALTDLLNNYLNEMSKIALKYGGTIDKFVGDCVMVFFGDPSTQGAKKDAVAAVSMAIAMRKHMKVLRQQWRAQGITKPLEIRMGLNTGYCTVGNFGADTRMDYTIIGRDVNLASRLESASEAGEILISHETYSLIKDVIMCRDKGQITVKGFARPVQIYQVVDFRRDLGATSSYVEHELPGFSMYLDTNGIQNYDKEKVIQALHLAAEKLRDKVIL, encoded by the coding sequence ATGAAGTCAGCCAATCTAGACCGGCTCAGCAGTCTTCCGACCCCGCCGCTCCGCGAGTATTACTCCCGCGTACTGGCCTATATCGCCACCGCCGCCAGTATCGCCGCCGGCACCTACACCCAGTACTTCGGCTTCGATGTGCTGTGGATCGTCCCCTACGCCCTGCTCTATCCGCACCTGGCCCATCACCTGAGCCTGCGCTTCAAGCGCGACCACCCCGAGCGCACCCACCTGGTCCTGCTGTTCATCGACGCCCTGCACGCCGGCGCCGGCGCGGCCCTACTCGGCTTCTCGGTGGTGCCGAGCCTGATGTTCCTGCTCACCCTGTCGTTCAGCGCACTGATCATCGGCGGCCTGCGCCAACTGGGCCTGGCCATCCTCGTCGCCGCCAGCGCCACGGTACTGACCACGGTAATCGCCCACCCCGACCTCAAGCTCGGCACACCGGCCCTGGTGTCCTTCGTCAGCATCTGCTTCACCACGCTCTACGTGTGCATCACCGCCTTCTTCGTGCATCAGCAGGGCCTGCGCCTGGCGCTGGCGCGCAGCGAGATCAAGCTGGAGCAGGAAAAGGCCGCGCGCCTGGCCCGCAACCTCGCCAAGTACCTGTCGCCGCAGGTCTGGGAAATGATCTTCAGCGGCAAGCGCCACGTGCGTCTGGAAACCCAGCGCAAGAAGCTCACGGTGTTCTTCTCCGACATCAAGGGCTTCACCGAGCTCTCCGAAGAACTGGAAGCCGAAGCGCTCACCGACCTGCTCAACAACTACCTCAACGAAATGTCGAAGATCGCCCTCAAGTACGGCGGCACCATCGACAAGTTCGTCGGCGATTGCGTGATGGTGTTCTTCGGCGACCCCTCCACCCAGGGCGCCAAGAAGGACGCCGTGGCCGCCGTGTCCATGGCCATCGCCATGCGCAAGCACATGAAGGTGCTGCGCCAGCAGTGGCGCGCCCAAGGCATCACCAAGCCCCTGGAAATCCGCATGGGCCTGAACACCGGCTACTGCACCGTGGGCAACTTCGGCGCCGACACGCGCATGGACTACACCATCATCGGCCGCGACGTGAACCTCGCCAGCCGCCTGGAAAGCGCCTCCGAAGCCGGCGAGATCCTCATCTCCCACGAGACCTATTCGCTGATCAAGGATGTGATCATGTGCCGCGACAAGGGCCAGATCACCGTCAAGGGCTTCGCCCGCCCGGTGCAGATCTACCAGGTGGTGGACTTCCGCCGCGACCTGGGCGCCACCTCCAGCTACGTCGAGCACGAACTGCCGGGCTTCTCCATGTACCTGGATACCAACGGCATCCAGAACTACGACAAGGAAAAGGTCATCCAGGCCCTGCACCTGGCTGCCGAGAAACTGCGCGACAAAGTCATTCTCTGA
- a CDS encoding HD domain-containing protein: protein MNAHARFTHMEDGTAEDWGIIAQDFARYAAQLPDRILTHLKLLDGDFGGFPVDRLTHSLQTATLAHRDGKDEEYVICALLHDIGDTLGSFNHADIAAAMLKPFVSPENHWMVEKHAIFQGYYFFHHLGLDRHLREQFKDHPQYRQTIEFCARYDAAAFDPEAEYLPLDYFEPMLRRVFAQPKQSIYKAAMERNAS, encoded by the coding sequence ATGAATGCCCACGCCCGCTTCACCCATATGGAAGACGGCACCGCCGAGGACTGGGGCATCATCGCCCAGGACTTCGCCCGCTACGCCGCCCAGTTGCCCGATCGCATCCTCACCCACCTCAAGCTGCTGGACGGCGACTTCGGCGGCTTCCCGGTGGACCGCCTGACCCACTCGCTGCAGACCGCAACCCTTGCCCACCGCGACGGCAAGGACGAGGAGTACGTGATCTGCGCGCTGCTCCACGACATCGGCGACACCCTCGGTTCGTTCAACCACGCCGATATCGCAGCCGCCATGCTCAAGCCCTTCGTCAGCCCCGAGAACCACTGGATGGTTGAGAAGCACGCGATCTTCCAGGGCTATTACTTCTTCCACCACCTGGGCCTGGATCGCCACCTGCGCGAGCAGTTCAAGGACCACCCGCAGTACCGCCAGACCATCGAGTTCTGCGCGCGCTACGACGCCGCCGCCTTCGACCCGGAAGCCGAGTACCTGCCCCTGGACTACTTCGAGCCGATGCTGCGCCGGGTCTTCGCCCAGCCCAAGCAATCCATCTACAAGGCCGCGATGGAACGCAACGCGAGCTGA
- a CDS encoding Mpo1-like protein, whose translation MSTVPAERFNSFAEFYPYYLQEHSNDVCRRLHYVGSLLVLSILAYAILTQQWLWLLALPVAGYGFAWVGHFVFEKNRPATFKYPLYSLMGDWVMLKDAFTGRIRF comes from the coding sequence ATGAGCACCGTGCCCGCCGAGCGTTTCAACAGCTTTGCCGAGTTCTACCCCTATTACCTCCAGGAACACAGCAACGACGTGTGCCGCCGCCTGCACTACGTCGGCAGCCTGCTGGTCCTGAGCATTCTCGCCTACGCCATCCTCACCCAGCAGTGGCTGTGGCTGCTGGCCCTGCCGGTGGCCGGCTACGGTTTCGCCTGGGTCGGCCATTTCGTGTTCGAGAAGAACCGCCCCGCCACCTTCAAGTACCCGCTCTACAGCCTGATGGGCGACTGGGTGATGCTGAAGGACGCCTTCACCGGCCGCATCCGCTTCTGA
- a CDS encoding AraC family transcriptional regulator — protein sequence MSERTTSSSWALGIVQALEMGGVDCRNLFPELGLDYAALSDPDARFPQDGMTRLWLRAVELSGNPAIGLNMAKVVRPASFHVVGYALMSSRTLKEGFARLVRYQRIIAEGADLSFRATPEGYALILAIHGDRLPPARQSAEASMAYSLAFCRWMTGRPINPLEIRFQGPPPVDMEPYRQVFQAPLRFNAEHYALLFDRADMETPLPTANESLAQLHDRFAGEYLARFSGSRVTHQARQVLCRLLPQGEPKREVVASALHLSQRTLQRRLQEEGTSFQQLLDDTRRELAGQYLAQPNLTLLEIAYLLGFADPSNFFRAFRRWFDATPGEYRARL from the coding sequence ATGAGCGAACGTACCACGTCATCGAGCTGGGCCCTGGGGATTGTCCAGGCGCTGGAAATGGGCGGCGTCGACTGCCGCAACCTGTTTCCCGAGCTGGGCCTCGACTATGCCGCACTGAGCGATCCCGATGCCCGTTTCCCCCAGGACGGCATGACCCGCCTGTGGTTGCGTGCAGTGGAGCTCTCGGGCAACCCGGCCATCGGCTTGAACATGGCCAAGGTGGTGAGGCCGGCGTCTTTCCATGTGGTGGGTTATGCGCTGATGTCCAGCCGCACCTTGAAGGAGGGCTTCGCCCGCCTGGTGCGCTACCAGCGGATCATCGCCGAAGGCGCGGACCTGAGCTTTCGCGCTACGCCGGAAGGCTATGCGCTGATCCTGGCGATCCATGGCGACCGGTTGCCACCGGCACGGCAGAGCGCCGAGGCGTCCATGGCCTATTCCCTGGCCTTCTGCCGCTGGATGACCGGGCGGCCGATCAACCCGTTGGAGATTCGTTTCCAGGGCCCGCCGCCTGTGGACATGGAGCCCTATCGCCAGGTGTTCCAGGCGCCGCTGCGGTTCAACGCCGAGCACTATGCGCTGCTGTTCGATCGCGCCGACATGGAGACGCCGCTGCCCACGGCCAACGAGTCCCTGGCGCAATTGCATGACCGTTTTGCGGGCGAGTACCTGGCACGTTTCTCCGGCAGCCGGGTGACCCACCAGGCGCGCCAGGTGCTGTGCCGCCTGCTGCCCCAGGGCGAACCCAAGCGGGAAGTGGTGGCCAGCGCCTTGCACCTGTCCCAGCGCACCCTGCAGCGTCGCCTGCAGGAAGAGGGCACCAGCTTCCAGCAACTGCTGGACGACACCCGCCGCGAACTGGCCGGGCAGTACCTGGCCCAGCCCAACCTGACCTTGCTGGAGATCGCCTACCTGCTGGGCTTTGCCGACCCGAGCAACTTCTTCCGCGCCTTCCGCCGCTGGTTCGACGCCACGCCTGGCGAGTACCGCGCGCGCCTGTAA
- a CDS encoding TrkH family potassium uptake protein: MALPTLRIIGFIIGIFLITLAVSMAIPVLTLFIFERTQDIHSFVWSSLITFLAGLALVIPGRPEHVHLRPRDMYLLTVSSWVVVAVFAALPFLFTQHISYTDAFFESMSGVTATGATVLSGLDSMSPGILIWRSLLHWLGGIGFIGMAVAILPLLRIGGMRLFQTESSDRSDKVMPRSHMVAKYIVLVYVSFTLLGTLGFWVAGMSPFDAVNHAMSAISTGGFSTSDQSLAKWPQPAVHWVAVVVMILGSLPFALYVSTLRGHRKALIKDHQVRGFLGLLLVIWLVLGTWYWATTKLHWLDALRHVAVNTTSILTTTGFALGDYSLWGNFSLMLFFYLGFIGGCSGSTAGGIKIFRFQVAYILLKANLYQLIHPRAVIKQKYNGHRLDEEIVRSILTFSFFFTITICVMALGLSLMGVDWITALTGAASTVSGVGPGLGEVIGPAGNFSSLPDGAKWLLSLGMLLGRLEIITVLVICTPYFWRH; this comes from the coding sequence ATGGCATTGCCGACCCTGCGCATCATCGGTTTCATCATCGGCATATTCCTCATCACCCTCGCCGTGAGCATGGCCATCCCCGTGCTGACGCTGTTCATCTTCGAACGCACCCAGGATATCCACTCCTTCGTCTGGTCGAGCCTGATCACCTTCCTCGCCGGCCTGGCCCTGGTCATCCCCGGGCGCCCGGAGCATGTGCACCTGCGCCCACGCGACATGTACCTGCTCACCGTTTCCAGCTGGGTGGTGGTGGCGGTCTTCGCCGCGCTGCCCTTCCTCTTCACCCAGCACATCAGCTACACCGACGCCTTCTTCGAAAGCATGTCGGGCGTCACCGCCACCGGGGCCACCGTGCTCAGCGGGCTGGACAGCATGTCCCCCGGCATCCTCATCTGGCGCTCGCTGCTGCACTGGCTGGGAGGCATCGGCTTCATCGGCATGGCGGTGGCCATCCTGCCGCTGCTGCGCATCGGCGGCATGCGCCTGTTCCAGACCGAATCCTCCGACCGCTCCGACAAGGTCATGCCGCGCTCGCACATGGTGGCCAAGTACATCGTCCTGGTTTACGTCAGCTTCACCCTGCTCGGCACCCTGGGCTTCTGGGTCGCCGGCATGAGCCCATTCGACGCGGTCAACCACGCCATGTCGGCCATTTCCACCGGCGGCTTCTCCACCTCCGACCAGTCCCTGGCCAAATGGCCGCAGCCGGCGGTGCACTGGGTGGCGGTGGTGGTAATGATCCTCGGCAGCCTGCCCTTCGCCCTCTACGTCTCCACCCTGCGCGGGCACCGCAAGGCGCTGATCAAGGACCACCAGGTGCGCGGCTTCCTCGGCCTGCTGCTGGTGATCTGGCTGGTACTCGGCACCTGGTACTGGGCCACCACCAAGCTGCATTGGCTCGACGCCCTGCGCCACGTGGCGGTCAACACCACTTCGATTCTCACCACCACCGGCTTCGCCCTGGGCGACTACAGCCTGTGGGGCAACTTCTCGCTGATGCTGTTCTTCTACCTGGGCTTCATCGGCGGCTGCTCCGGCTCCACGGCCGGCGGCATCAAGATCTTCCGCTTCCAGGTCGCCTACATCCTGCTCAAGGCCAACCTCTACCAGCTGATCCACCCGCGCGCGGTGATCAAGCAGAAGTACAACGGCCACCGCCTGGACGAAGAGATCGTCCGCTCGATCCTTACCTTCTCCTTCTTCTTCACCATCACCATCTGCGTCATGGCCCTGGGCCTCTCGCTGATGGGGGTGGACTGGATCACCGCGCTGACCGGCGCCGCCAGCACCGTCTCCGGCGTCGGCCCCGGCCTAGGCGAAGTGATCGGGCCGGCGGGCAACTTCTCCAGCCTGCCCGATGGCGCCAAGTGGCTGCTCTCCCTCGGTATGCTGCTGGGCCGCCTGGAGATCATCACCGTGCTGGTGATCTGCACGCCGTACTTCTGGAGGCATTGA
- a CDS encoding TrkH family potassium uptake protein: MALPTLRIIAFIIGIFLITLSVSMVVPMLALLVFERTDDLSAFTWSSLITFVCGLALVAPGRPEHLHMRPRDMYLLTTSSWVVVCCFAALPMVLIQHISYTDAFFETMSGITTTGSTVLTGLDTASPGLLLWRSMLHWLGGIGFIGMAVAILPLLRIGGMRLFQTESSDWGEKVMPRSHMAAKYILVVYIGLTALGTLAFWLAGMTPFEAINHSASLISTGGFSTSDSSIAHWPQPAVHWVAIAVMILGSLPFTLYVASLRGNRKALVRDHQVRGFIGFLVITWLLFGTWFWANSENSWLDAVRIVAVNVTSVVTTTGIALGDYTLWGSFSVMLFFYLTFVGGCSGSTAGGLKIFRFQVALVMLKANLQQLVHPRAVIRQKYNGHNIDEEIVRSLITFSFFFTVTIGVIALGLCLVGVDWATAITGAATAVCNVGPGLGPTIGPAGNFSSLPDAAKWMLTVGMLLGRLEILTVLVLFTRAFWKH, encoded by the coding sequence ATGGCACTGCCGACCCTCCGCATCATCGCCTTCATCATCGGCATCTTTCTCATCACCCTGTCCGTCAGCATGGTCGTGCCCATGCTGGCACTGCTGGTGTTCGAACGTACCGACGACCTCAGCGCCTTCACCTGGTCGAGCCTGATCACCTTCGTCTGCGGCCTGGCCCTGGTCGCTCCGGGCCGTCCCGAACACCTGCACATGCGCCCCCGCGACATGTACCTGCTGACCACCAGCAGCTGGGTGGTGGTGTGCTGCTTCGCGGCACTGCCGATGGTGCTCATCCAGCACATCAGCTACACCGACGCCTTCTTCGAGACCATGTCCGGCATCACCACCACCGGGTCGACCGTGCTGACCGGGCTGGACACCGCCTCGCCGGGCTTGCTGCTGTGGCGCTCGATGCTGCACTGGCTGGGGGGCATCGGCTTCATCGGCATGGCGGTGGCCATCCTGCCGCTGCTGCGTATCGGCGGCATGCGCCTGTTCCAGACAGAATCCTCCGACTGGGGAGAAAAGGTCATGCCGCGCTCGCACATGGCGGCCAAGTACATCCTCGTCGTCTACATCGGCCTCACCGCGCTAGGCACCCTGGCCTTCTGGCTGGCCGGCATGACCCCGTTCGAAGCCATCAACCACTCCGCCTCGTTGATCTCGACCGGCGGCTTCTCCACCTCCGACAGCTCCATCGCCCATTGGCCGCAGCCGGCGGTGCACTGGGTGGCGATAGCGGTGATGATCCTCGGCAGCCTGCCCTTCACCCTTTACGTTGCCAGCCTGCGAGGCAATCGCAAGGCCCTGGTCCGCGATCATCAGGTCCGAGGCTTCATTGGCTTCCTGGTCATCACCTGGCTGCTCTTCGGCACCTGGTTCTGGGCCAACTCGGAAAACAGCTGGCTCGACGCCGTTCGCATCGTCGCCGTGAATGTCACCTCGGTGGTCACCACCACCGGCATCGCCCTGGGTGACTACACCCTCTGGGGCAGCTTCTCGGTCATGCTGTTCTTCTACCTGACCTTCGTCGGTGGCTGCTCGGGGTCCACCGCCGGCGGCCTGAAGATCTTCCGCTTCCAGGTGGCCCTGGTGATGCTCAAGGCCAACCTGCAGCAACTGGTGCACCCGCGCGCGGTGATCCGGCAGAAGTACAACGGGCATAACATCGACGAAGAGATCGTCCGCTCGCTGATCACCTTCTCCTTCTTCTTCACCGTCACCATCGGTGTCATCGCCCTGGGCCTGTGCCTGGTTGGCGTCGATTGGGCCACCGCCATCACCGGTGCCGCCACCGCCGTCTGCAACGTAGGCCCAGGCCTGGGCCCGACCATCGGCCCGGCGGGCAACTTCTCCAGCCTGCCGGATGCGGCGAAGTGGATGCTGACCGTCGGCATGCTGCTGGGGCGCCTGGAGATCCTCACCGTGCTGGTACTCTTCACCCGGGCATTCTGGAAACACTGA
- a CDS encoding nitroreductase family protein produces the protein MEALDALLNRVSLSRLVEPAPDAAQREVLFRAALRAPDHGYLRPWRFLTVEDEARNRLGELLAEAVKAKDPQAPEAAVNKALGMPLRAPLLVVVIASLTAGHKVPESEQVLSAACAAHGILLAAHAQGLGAIWRTGELSYDRHVARGLGLADNEQVVGFLYLGSVDGERRGPPELAPADFVKAWG, from the coding sequence ATGGAGGCTCTAGACGCTCTGCTCAACCGTGTATCCCTGTCCCGCCTGGTGGAGCCGGCGCCCGATGCGGCGCAACGCGAGGTGCTGTTCCGCGCCGCCCTGCGTGCACCGGATCACGGCTACCTGCGGCCCTGGCGCTTTCTTACCGTCGAGGACGAGGCCCGTAACCGGCTGGGCGAGCTGTTGGCCGAGGCGGTGAAGGCCAAGGACCCGCAAGCCCCCGAGGCGGCGGTGAACAAGGCCCTCGGCATGCCGCTGCGTGCGCCCCTGCTGGTGGTAGTGATCGCCAGCCTGACCGCGGGGCACAAGGTGCCGGAAAGCGAACAGGTGCTGTCGGCTGCCTGTGCTGCCCACGGCATCCTCCTGGCCGCCCATGCCCAGGGGCTGGGCGCCATCTGGCGCACCGGCGAGCTGAGCTACGACCGCCATGTCGCCCGTGGCCTGGGCCTGGCGGACAACGAACAGGTGGTGGGTTTCCTGTACCTGGGCAGTGTCGACGGCGAGCGTCGTGGCCCGCCGGAGCTGGCGCCTGCTGATTTCGTCAAAGCCTGGGGCTGA
- a CDS encoding sensor histidine kinase codes for MRSLFWRILAAFWLALALVAGLAMLLGRALNQDAWILSRHPALQGLAETLVQRYEVGGPDEVQRMLEQFKRRARIDVQILNDSGQPVVRGTFPPRAAAFEARQHDERLPWRRLTEEYTSTRSGDSFLLIYRIPYPELEAWHRGSLLWPFSALGIALVVLTLFSLALTLYITRPLNRLRRAVHDLGQTAYQQDSLARLSRRRDELGVLAGDFNRMGQRLQGLIGSQRQLLRDVSHELRSPLARLRIALALAERAGPEQREALWPRLSQECDRLEALISEILALARLDAEPGATRPIAVRPLLVSLADDARLLHPDQHIEIRCPAELRLDGWPDMLERALDNLLRNALRFNPAEQPVEIDASQADGLLHVQVRDHGPGVQPEHLAQLGEPFYRAPGQAAPGHGLGLAIARRAVERHGGTLALANHPGGGFVASIELPLRPLN; via the coding sequence GTGCGTTCACTGTTCTGGCGGATCCTCGCCGCCTTCTGGCTCGCCCTGGCGCTGGTCGCCGGCCTGGCCATGTTGCTGGGCCGCGCGCTCAACCAGGACGCCTGGATCCTCAGCCGCCACCCCGCCCTGCAAGGCCTGGCGGAAACCCTGGTGCAACGCTACGAAGTCGGCGGCCCGGACGAGGTGCAGCGTATGCTCGAGCAGTTCAAGCGCCGCGCCCGCATCGACGTGCAAATCCTCAACGACAGCGGCCAGCCCGTGGTGCGCGGCACCTTCCCGCCCCGCGCCGCCGCCTTCGAGGCCCGCCAGCACGATGAACGCCTGCCCTGGCGCCGCCTCACCGAGGAATACACCAGCACCCGCAGCGGCGATTCCTTCCTGCTCATCTACCGCATCCCCTACCCCGAACTGGAAGCCTGGCACCGTGGCAGCCTGCTCTGGCCCTTCAGCGCCCTTGGCATCGCCCTGGTGGTACTGACCCTGTTCAGCCTGGCGTTGACGCTCTACATCACCCGGCCACTCAACCGCCTGCGCCGCGCCGTGCACGACCTCGGCCAGACGGCCTACCAGCAGGACAGCCTGGCGCGCCTGTCACGGCGTCGCGACGAGCTGGGCGTGCTGGCCGGCGACTTCAACCGCATGGGCCAGCGCCTGCAGGGCCTGATCGGCAGCCAGCGCCAGCTGCTGCGGGACGTCTCCCACGAGCTGCGCTCGCCCCTGGCTCGCCTGCGCATCGCCCTCGCCCTGGCCGAGCGCGCCGGCCCGGAGCAGCGCGAGGCCCTGTGGCCACGCCTGAGCCAGGAATGTGACCGACTGGAAGCGCTGATCAGCGAAATCCTCGCCCTCGCCCGCCTCGACGCCGAGCCGGGCGCCACCCGCCCGATTGCGGTGCGGCCGCTACTGGTAAGCCTGGCCGATGACGCGCGCCTGCTGCACCCGGATCAGCACATCGAGATCCGCTGCCCCGCCGAGCTGCGCCTGGACGGCTGGCCGGACATGCTCGAACGAGCCCTCGACAACCTGCTGCGCAATGCCCTGCGCTTCAACCCGGCCGAACAACCGGTGGAAATAGACGCCAGCCAGGCCGACGGCCTGCTGCACGTGCAGGTGCGTGACCATGGGCCCGGCGTGCAACCCGAGCACCTGGCCCAGCTGGGTGAGCCCTTCTACCGGGCCCCAGGCCAGGCAGCTCCCGGCCATGGCCTGGGCCTGGCCATCGCCCGTCGCGCCGTGGAGCGCCACGGCGGCACCCTGGCGCTGGCCAACCACCCTGGTGGCGGTTTCGTCGCCAGCATCGAACTGCCGCTGCGGCCGCTGAACTGA
- a CDS encoding response regulator transcription factor, translating to MSELLLIDDDQELCELLNSWLSQEGFSVRACHDGVSARAALAAHAPAVVVLDVMLPDGSGLELLKQLRGDHPELPVLMLSARGEPLDRILGLELGADDYLAKPCDPRELTARLRAVLRRTQPPAQSSQLELGDLCYSPVRGVVNVGDHEISLTVSEGRLLEALLRQPGEPLDKQELAQLALGRKLTLYDRSLDMHVSNLRKKLGPHADGRPRIVALRSRGYYYSA from the coding sequence ATGAGTGAACTGCTGCTGATCGACGACGACCAGGAACTCTGCGAGCTGCTCAACAGCTGGCTGAGCCAGGAAGGCTTCAGCGTGCGCGCCTGCCACGACGGCGTCAGTGCCCGCGCCGCCCTCGCGGCCCATGCACCGGCGGTCGTCGTGCTCGATGTGATGCTGCCCGACGGCAGCGGCCTGGAACTGCTCAAGCAATTGCGCGGCGACCACCCCGAGCTGCCGGTGCTAATGCTCTCCGCACGGGGCGAGCCGCTGGACCGCATCCTCGGCCTGGAACTGGGCGCCGACGACTACCTGGCCAAGCCCTGCGACCCGCGCGAGCTCACCGCCCGCCTGCGCGCCGTGCTGCGCCGCACCCAGCCGCCGGCGCAATCCAGCCAGCTGGAGTTGGGCGACCTCTGCTACAGCCCGGTGCGTGGCGTGGTCAACGTCGGCGATCACGAAATCAGCCTCACCGTTTCCGAAGGCCGCTTGCTGGAGGCCCTGCTGCGCCAGCCCGGCGAGCCCCTGGACAAGCAGGAGCTCGCGCAACTGGCCCTGGGCCGCAAGCTCACCCTCTATGACCGCAGCCTCGACATGCACGTCAGCAACCTGCGCAAGAAGCTCGGCCCGCACGCCGATGGCCGGCCACGCATCGTCGCCCTGCGCAGCCGCGGCTACTACTACAGCGCCTGA
- a CDS encoding YciI family protein → MLYAIISTDVADSLEKRVANRPAHLVRLEQLKAEGRLVLAGPHPAVDSNDPGSAGFTGSLVVAEFESLVAAQSWADADPFRTSGVYANVTVKPFKQVF, encoded by the coding sequence ATGCTCTACGCGATCATCTCCACCGATGTTGCCGACTCCCTGGAAAAACGCGTGGCCAACCGCCCCGCGCACCTCGTCCGCCTGGAGCAGTTGAAAGCCGAAGGCCGCCTGGTACTGGCCGGCCCGCACCCGGCCGTGGACAGCAACGACCCGGGCAGCGCCGGCTTCACCGGCAGCCTGGTCGTCGCCGAGTTCGAGTCCCTGGTCGCCGCCCAGTCCTGGGCCGATGCCGACCCATTCCGCACCTCGGGTGTCTACGCCAACGTGACCGTAAAACCCTTCAAGCAGGTCTTCTGA
- a CDS encoding septation protein A has protein sequence MKQFIDFIPLILFFIVYKLEPRAIEFAGHSVMLGGIFSATAVLIAASVVVYGAIFVTQRRLEKGQWLTLAACLVFGGLTLAFHSETFLKWKAPVVNWLFALGFAASHFIGDKPLIQRVMGHAVALPQAIWVRLNLAWIVFFLFCGFANLYVAFTYQEFWVDFKVFGSLGLTLLFLIGQGIFLARHMHDPESEKPQE, from the coding sequence GTGAAACAATTCATCGACTTCATCCCGCTCATCCTCTTCTTCATCGTTTACAAGCTCGAGCCACGCGCCATCGAATTCGCCGGGCACAGCGTCATGCTGGGCGGCATCTTCAGCGCCACCGCCGTGCTGATCGCCGCCTCGGTGGTGGTCTACGGGGCGATCTTCGTCACCCAGCGCCGCCTGGAAAAAGGCCAGTGGCTGACCCTGGCCGCCTGCCTGGTGTTCGGTGGCCTGACCCTGGCTTTCCACAGCGAAACCTTCCTCAAATGGAAGGCGCCGGTGGTCAACTGGCTGTTCGCCCTGGGCTTCGCCGCCAGCCACTTCATCGGCGACAAGCCGCTGATCCAGCGCGTCATGGGCCACGCTGTCGCGCTGCCCCAGGCCATCTGGGTGCGCCTCAACCTGGCCTGGATCGTCTTCTTCCTGTTCTGTGGCTTCGCCAACCTTTACGTCGCCTTCACCTATCAAGAGTTCTGGGTCGACTTCAAAGTCTTCGGCAGCCTGGGCCTGACCCTGCTATTCCTCATCGGCCAGGGCATCTTCCTGGCGCGCCACATGCACGATCCCGAATCCGAAAAACCTCAAGAATAA
- a CDS encoding PHP domain-containing protein yields the protein MHIDLHCHSTASDGALAPAVLVARAHEKGVRVLALTDHDTLEGLEEARSAAADLDIELINGVELSCTWGGATIHVLGYAFRQDAPELRQAIADLHQGRWSRAEEIDRRLAAKGMPGALEGARAIQRELGDSGNAPARPHFAEFLVREKHVRDRAEAFRKWLGSGKLGDVKQHWPPLAEAVGTLRAAGAWISLAHPYHYDFTKTKRRKLVADFIAAGGHAIEVVNGMQPAEQVGVLTILAREFGLLVSAGSDFHAPGDWSELGVYRPIPEDLPPLAARFQHAQRPTER from the coding sequence ATGCACATTGATCTGCACTGTCACAGCACGGCCTCCGACGGCGCCCTGGCGCCCGCCGTACTGGTGGCGCGCGCCCATGAAAAGGGCGTGCGGGTGCTGGCGCTGACCGACCACGACACCCTCGAAGGGCTGGAGGAAGCGCGCAGCGCCGCCGCCGACCTGGATATCGAACTGATAAACGGCGTGGAGCTGTCCTGCACCTGGGGTGGCGCCACGATTCACGTGCTCGGCTATGCCTTCCGTCAGGACGCGCCAGAGCTGCGCCAGGCCATCGCCGACCTGCATCAGGGCCGCTGGTCGCGTGCCGAGGAGATCGACCGGCGCCTGGCCGCCAAGGGCATGCCCGGGGCGCTGGAAGGCGCGCGGGCGATCCAGCGCGAACTGGGCGACAGCGGCAACGCGCCGGCACGCCCGCATTTCGCCGAGTTCCTGGTGCGCGAGAAGCATGTGCGCGACCGTGCCGAGGCCTTCCGCAAATGGCTGGGCTCGGGCAAGCTCGGCGACGTCAAGCAGCACTGGCCGCCCCTGGCCGAGGCGGTGGGTACGCTGCGTGCCGCCGGGGCCTGGATCAGCCTGGCGCATCCCTACCATTACGACTTCACTAAGACCAAGCGTCGCAAGCTGGTGGCGGATTTCATCGCCGCCGGCGGCCACGCCATAGAGGTGGTCAACGGTATGCAGCCTGCGGAGCAGGTGGGCGTGTTGACCATTCTCGCCCGCGAATTCGGCTTGCTGGTGAGTGCCGGCAGCGATTTCCACGCACCTGGGGACTGGTCGGAGCTGGGCGTGTACCGACCCATACCGGAGGACCTGCCGCCCCTGGCGGCGCGTTTCCAACATGCACAACGACCAACTGAACGCTGA